In the genome of Montipora foliosa isolate CH-2021 chromosome 3, ASM3666993v2, whole genome shotgun sequence, one region contains:
- the LOC137994993 gene encoding uncharacterized protein, whose amino-acid sequence MPPRKRPAQPSRTGHQTRSKRVRSSELTATVPPLPEQTNNNHGLVSLDVNALSATISTAISEAVKTALSKDSLTEILRQNTFEDSTSIETTLAGQSQADLSSDSVTSAVSSHVSSLTGAGTRNDSLLLGPDNVQPKQIFTSVSVNLSSRVGSKIKAKIWANEYVEFGALLASTPQIDKYGLSMTPSSGLSKQPRLTLEPYHATKKVSNIQQWVSAFNIFVSVYTERYQSETPQLMKYCEVVRDIALSNGDWLWYDEQFRYLRQSAPDKYPWDQIHWELWLRASANFRRSQSIPNKPQTSTRQRFRSNFFPRGTCWTFHAGKHCQGCQFEHVCYKCGAKHPAIQCSVQTPYQRYSGVKPKGNSTQVSGPSQPASNPRKGGQA is encoded by the exons ATGCCTCCTAGGAAGCGTCCGGCACAACCATCAAGGACAGGCCACCAAACACGTTCTAAGCGAGTGCGGTCATCAGAGCTGACTGCAACGGTCCCACCTCTCCCTGAACAAACTAATAACAACCACGGTTTGGTCTCCTTGGACGTAAACGC tctctCCGCCACCATATCGACGGCCATCTCGGAAGCGGTGAAAACAGCATTATCTAAGGACAGTCTCACCGAGATCTTGAGACAAAACACGTTTGAGGACAGCACGTCGATTGAAACCACATTAGCAGGCCAGTCTCAAGCCGACCTGTCTTCAGATAGCGTCACTTCAGCTGTGAGCAGCCATGTCAGTAGCCTCACCGGTGCAGGTACAAGAAATGATTCTCTGCTTCTGGGTCCCGACAATGTGCAACctaaacaaatttttactaGCGTGTCAGTAAATCTTAGTTCCCGGGTGGGTTccaaaattaaagctaaaatCTGGGCTAACGAATATGTGGAATTTGGGGCCTTATTAGCATCCACCCCTCAAATCGATAAGTATGGGTTATCGATGACCCCCTCCTCTGGGCTATCAAAGCAGCCGCGGCTGACCCTAGAGCCGTATCACGCAACAAAGAAGGTTTCCAACATACAACAGTGGGTTTCGGCTTTTAACATTTTTGTCTCGGTCTATACTGAGCGATACCAGAGTGAAACCCCGCAGTTGATGAAGTATTGCGAGGTAGTCCGTGACATTGCTTTGTCGAACGGGGACTGGCTCTGGTATGACGAACAATTTCGTTATCTGAGGCAATCTGCACCCGATAAATATCCATGGGATCAAATACATTGGGAACTTTGGTTGAGGGCCTCAGCTAATTTTCGGAGATCACAGTCGATCCCCAATAAGCCCCAAACCTCGACACGCCAGCGTTTTCGTTCGAATTTTTTCCCACGAGGCACGTGTTGGACATTTCATGCCGGAAAACACTGCCAAGGGTGTCAGTTCGAACACGTCTGCTATAAATGTGGAGCAAAGCACCCAGCCATTCAATGCTCAGTACAAACCCCTTATCAGCGGTATAGTGGAGTTAAACCAAAAGGAAACTCTACTCAAGTATCAGGCCCTTCACAGCCCGCCAGTAACCCCCGTAAGGGTGGACAGGCTTGA